From one Malus sylvestris chromosome 1, drMalSylv7.2, whole genome shotgun sequence genomic stretch:
- the LOC126633471 gene encoding glycine-rich RNA-binding protein 4, mitochondrial-like, with the protein MAFLSKIGSILRQTANKQIRSEVSPFKLSIHQALRCMSSMGSSKLFIGGVSYQTDDQSLREAFQKYGEVVDARIIMDRESGRSRGFGFVTFTSNEEAASALEALDGQELHGRRVRVNYATERPRPSYNNYGDGQNSYAPGGGFSNYGPGGGDSYGRGNTGYGPGSYNSPSNYPSANTYDAPSGSSNNFGVGSGDNFGVGGDNSFGTPDAPFGENKPGFGLDDSLEANDKDDDDAGDFAKRA; encoded by the coding sequence ATGGCTTTCTTAAGTAAAATTGGGAGCATACTTAGACAGACTGCAAACAAGCAGATCAGGTCTGAAGTATCTCCTTTCAAACTGTCCATCCATCAAGCTTTAAGATGCATGTCATCCATGGGAAGCTCAAAGCTCTTCATCGGAGGTGTTTCGTACCAGACAGATGACCAGAGTCTGAGGGAGGCTTTTCAAAAATACGGTGAAGTTGTAGACGCAAGAATCATCATGGACCGTGAAAGTGGTAGATCAAGAGGATTTGGATTCGTTACTTTCACTTCTAATGAGGAGGCAGCTAGTGCTCTCGAGGCCTTGGATGGGCAGGAGCTTCATGGCCGACGAGTAAGGGTGAATTATGCTACCGAAAGGCCTCGCCCCAGCTATAATAATTACGGTGATGGTCAAAATAGTTATGCACCTGGTGGTGGATTTAGTAACTATGGACCCGGTGGAGGTGACAGCTATGGAAGAGGAAACACTGGATATGGTCCAGGAAGCTACAACAGTCCTAGCAATTATCCAAGTGCAAACACTTACGATGCTCCCAGTGGAAGTAGCAACAATTTTGGTGTTGGTAGTGGTGATAACTTCGGTGTTGGTGGTGACAACAGCTTTGGCACTCCTGATGCTCCATTTGGAGAGAACAAACCTGGCTTTGGCCTGGATGATTCATTGGAAGCAAACGATAAGGACGATGATGACGCGGGTGACTTCGCCAAGAGGGCCTGA
- the LOC126614687 gene encoding UDP-glycosyltransferase 76F1-like: protein MGPVTGAGPKAYGSGRNPSASGFQLELTSILHSKGFSIAILHTNFNSLNPSTLNPHFTYHSIPVGLTENEASIKDPTLRLSILNAKCVEPFRECLAGLLSDDVNSEDPIACLILDPIFDFTRSVAESFKLPRIVLRTGGAASFTVYAAFPLLKEKGYLPIPDSRLEEPVTELSPIKVKDLPVMPNCDPEDFYQLITNMANEPKASHELIFNTFEDLEGQALATLRQEYYPNIPIFSLGPFHKCGHTTSSSSTSLLAQNQSCISWLNTQAPKYVACVSFGSIAKIDQVQFLEVAWGLANSGQPFLWVVRLGLVQELDWFEALPNGFLEALNERAHVVKWAPQKEVLAHPAIGAFWTHCGWNSTLESICDGVPMICTPCFRD from the exons ATGGGTCCAGTGACAGGGGCAGGCCCAAAGGCTTATGGGAGTGGGAGAAACCCCAGCGCATCTGGGTTTCAG CTAGAACTGACCAGCATTCTGCATTCCAAAGGCTTCTCCATAGCCATCCTCCACACCAACTTCAACTCCCTCAATCCTTCAACCCTAAACCCACACTTCACCTACCATTCAATCCCTGTTGGCTTGACAGAAAACGAAGCCTCCATCAAGGATCCCACCCTTCGTCTTTCTATTCTAAATGCTAAATGTGTTGAGCCTTTCAGAGAATGCTTGGCCGGGTTGTTATCCGACGATGTTAATTCGGAGGACCCCATTGCATGCTTGATCTTGGATCCTATCTTCGACTTCACTCGATCGGTTGCAGAGAGCTTTAAGCTGCCGAGGATCGTGTTAAGGACCGGGGGTGCCGCTTCCTTCACTGTTTATGCTGCATTTCCACTTCTCAAGGAAAAGGGTTACCTACCAATACCAG ATTCTCGATTAGAAGAGCCGGTAACAGAACTTTCACCTATCAAAGTTAAAGATCTACCAGTGATGCCCAATTGCGACCCTGAAGATTTCTATCAACTGATAACCAACATGGCAAATGAACCCAAGGCTTCTCATGAACTTATCTTCAATACTTTTGAAGATCTTGAAGGACAAGCACTTGCCACACTTCGCCAAGAATATTACCCCAATATTCCAATTTTCTCACTAGGTCCATTTCACAAGTGTGGCCATAcaacctcttcttcttcaactaGTTTGTTAGCACAAAATCAAAGTTGCATTTCATGGCTAAACACTCAAGCGCCAAAATATGTTGCTTGTGTTAGCTTTGGGAGCATTGCCAAGATAGATCAAGTTCAATTTTTGGAGGTTGCTTGGGGGTTGGCCAACAGTGGCCAACCTTTTTTGTGGGTTGTTCGACTTGGATTAGTTCAAGAGTTGGACTGGTTTGAAGCATTGCCTAATGGGTTCCTAGAAGCGTTGAACGAGAGGGCCCATGTCGTGAAATGGGCTCCACAAAAAGAAGTGTTGGCCCATCCAGCAATCGGAGCCTTTTGGACTCACTGTGGTTGGAATTCTACATTGGAGAGCATTTGTGATGGTGTACCTATGATTTGTACGCCATGCTTCCGTGATTAA